Proteins co-encoded in one Bacillus paramycoides genomic window:
- a CDS encoding DUF4184 family protein — translation MPFTFAHPAAVLPFVKKQSKYISVTALILGSMAPDFEYFLHFRPYGVIGHTWLGFLYLNLPLVFLLAYMYHYILKKPFITHLPKPFAGYYTYAVDKRWGLHTWKDSFVFCYSALFGMLTHVVWDAFTHNTGYFVMKIPFLQRELHSIPVYKYMQHGSTCIGLLLLLYVLWKYKDETGKDIMIASEKRKYWISAIIVAALIFVVHAFADPYFHIFQIGGIIVSGLTSSFCRLLIVSVVYKAKD, via the coding sequence ATGCCATTTACATTTGCACATCCAGCAGCAGTCCTTCCTTTTGTGAAAAAGCAGTCCAAATATATTTCAGTAACGGCTCTTATATTAGGGAGTATGGCGCCTGATTTTGAATATTTTTTACACTTTAGACCGTATGGTGTTATTGGGCATACATGGCTTGGGTTCTTGTATTTAAATTTACCACTTGTATTTCTGCTCGCATATATGTATCATTACATTTTAAAAAAGCCGTTTATAACACATTTACCTAAACCGTTTGCTGGCTACTATACATATGCAGTAGATAAGAGGTGGGGGCTTCATACATGGAAGGATTCTTTTGTATTTTGCTACTCTGCTTTATTTGGTATGCTCACGCATGTCGTTTGGGATGCGTTTACTCATAATACGGGCTACTTCGTTATGAAAATACCATTTTTACAAAGAGAATTACATAGTATTCCAGTGTATAAATATATGCAACACGGGAGTACATGTATTGGTTTATTATTACTATTGTACGTACTATGGAAGTATAAAGATGAAACAGGGAAAGATATTATGATAGCTTCAGAAAAAAGGAAGTATTGGATTTCGGCAATCATTGTGGCAGCTCTTATATTTGTCGTTCACGCGTTCGCAGATCCCTATTTTCATATTTTCCAAATAGGGGGTATAATAGTATCTGGACTGACAAGTTCGTTTTGTAGACTGCTCATTGTTTCTGTAGTTTACAAAGCAAAGGACTAA
- a CDS encoding AAA family ATPase gives MIDVPFLKNITLKKESIPSFSAYPYCLPAIRTLQSLAFHPNVTFIIGENGTGKSTLLEAIALALGFNAEGGTKNFRFSTNDSHSSLHEYLRISKSFNTPNDGFFLRAESFYNVASYIDEIDAIKSYGGVSLHEQSHGESFFSLFMNRFSGQGLYILDEPEAALSPMRQLSMLIRMHELAEQGSQFVIATHSPILMAYPESTIYSLTQEGIHESALENTEHYQTTKLFFENRDRLFHHLFNS, from the coding sequence TTGATTGACGTACCCTTTTTAAAAAATATCACATTAAAAAAAGAAAGTATCCCTAGTTTTTCCGCATATCCTTACTGTCTACCCGCTATCAGAACATTACAATCACTAGCTTTCCACCCAAATGTAACATTCATTATTGGAGAAAATGGAACGGGTAAATCAACATTACTCGAAGCAATTGCACTTGCTTTAGGATTTAATGCAGAAGGTGGAACGAAAAACTTCCGCTTTAGTACAAACGATTCACATTCATCTTTACATGAATACCTTCGAATTTCCAAAAGTTTCAATACACCAAACGACGGTTTCTTTCTTCGTGCTGAATCATTTTATAACGTTGCTTCTTATATTGATGAAATAGATGCTATAAAATCTTATGGCGGTGTTTCACTTCACGAACAATCCCATGGTGAATCATTCTTTTCATTATTTATGAATCGTTTTTCAGGACAAGGTTTATACATTTTAGATGAGCCTGAGGCCGCTCTATCACCAATGAGGCAACTTTCCATGCTTATTCGAATGCACGAACTAGCGGAACAAGGTTCACAATTTGTTATTGCGACGCATTCTCCTATTTTAATGGCTTACCCTGAATCCACTATATACTCTTTAACACAAGAAGGGATTCACGAATCCGCCTTAGAAAACACCGAGCATTACCAAACGACGAAACTTTTCTTTGAAAATCGTGATCGATTATTTCATCATTTATTCAATTCTTAA
- a CDS encoding DNA-binding protein, translated as MQSIFLGILSTIFLGLTILGLYTTFSKKVHDDYFDTLLDDTSGYVLFSGLIGKGLLWICKKLFPKKYYIGIFRGIMFMFSCLFLFLAAGLGFMDWNKLF; from the coding sequence ATGCAAAGTATATTTCTAGGTATATTATCTACTATATTTTTAGGTTTAACGATTTTGGGGCTATATACTACCTTTTCGAAAAAGGTACACGATGATTATTTCGATACTTTATTAGATGACACATCGGGTTATGTTTTGTTCTCCGGTTTAATAGGAAAAGGGCTGCTTTGGATATGCAAAAAATTATTTCCAAAGAAATATTATATAGGGATTTTCAGAGGTATTATGTTTATGTTTAGTTGCTTATTTTTATTCCTAGCAGCCGGGCTTGGGTTTATGGATTGGAATAAGTTGTTTTAA
- a CDS encoding ImmA/IrrE family metallo-endopeptidase, with amino-acid sequence MDPYVNICICITPGADISNDRIAKDLAVAESIWHPITFQIKEVIILNELFRFFDREISYKNSIQSQEKLASFFQTCVNEAPECDLYICYIGSDYFKETAVIACAYSLAKQQQLTGYIVLTNSAAPMKNIYTLAHEIGHILFTRRVHGKLTHADPHSPTGSEHHPSPSNLMYPIVPRPENVHIQSLLTNEQKALSLQSSLLQRKKQ; translated from the coding sequence ATGGATCCATACGTCAATATATGTATTTGCATTACTCCAGGCGCCGATATTTCTAATGATCGTATCGCAAAAGATTTAGCAGTTGCAGAATCAATTTGGCACCCGATTACATTTCAAATTAAAGAAGTAATTATTTTAAATGAACTTTTTCGTTTTTTTGACCGCGAAATTAGTTATAAAAATTCTATTCAAAGTCAGGAAAAATTAGCATCTTTTTTCCAAACATGTGTAAATGAAGCTCCTGAATGCGACCTTTATATTTGTTACATTGGCAGTGATTATTTCAAAGAAACAGCAGTAATTGCCTGTGCTTACTCTTTAGCAAAACAACAGCAACTTACTGGTTATATCGTTTTAACAAATTCAGCTGCTCCTATGAAAAATATATATACGCTCGCTCACGAAATCGGTCATATTTTATTTACAAGACGTGTTCACGGAAAACTGACTCACGCAGATCCTCATTCCCCAACTGGCTCAGAGCACCATCCTTCTCCATCAAATCTTATGTACCCTATCGTACCTCGTCCTGAAAATGTCCACATTCAATCCCTATTAACGAACGAACAAAAAGCACTCTCTTTACAAAGTTCTTTATTACAAAGAAAAAAACAGTAA
- a CDS encoding DUF3928 family protein has protein sequence MYTLKIVSDREALYQFASYVRVVQGVEDVYVEVGEPLYEHPLMKFYVHIKLEETYEQQKALQEIARLVEIGRFTYVHYRNDEIEEAFEAVKYESFKK, from the coding sequence ATGTATACATTAAAAATCGTTTCAGACAGAGAAGCTCTTTATCAATTTGCAAGTTATGTAAGAGTTGTACAAGGGGTGGAAGATGTATATGTAGAGGTGGGAGAACCTTTATATGAACATCCATTAATGAAATTTTATGTACATATTAAGCTGGAGGAAACATATGAGCAACAGAAAGCGTTACAAGAAATAGCAAGATTAGTAGAAATAGGGCGCTTTACATACGTCCATTATCGTAATGATGAAATTGAAGAAGCTTTCGAAGCTGTAAAATATGAAAGTTTTAAGAAATAG
- a CDS encoding DUF3997 domain-containing protein: MKKWIILFVAFLLAGCAGNTNHITYTINDEYELIRTSGNAFELFPTQDAVYATQYIPAKITDIAWDDKYIIAKQTEEKSDPNNPDAAIANKKSEHYWIIDVKHNKRFGPYNEKQFNEQKDAFKIKVPFQSVDSYIKEQKKQSA, encoded by the coding sequence TTGAAAAAATGGATAATCCTATTCGTCGCATTCCTATTAGCCGGTTGTGCTGGAAATACAAATCATATAACATATACGATTAACGATGAATACGAACTCATACGTACTTCTGGAAATGCATTTGAACTTTTCCCCACGCAAGATGCTGTATATGCCACACAATACATTCCTGCAAAAATTACAGACATAGCCTGGGATGATAAATACATTATTGCAAAACAAACTGAGGAAAAGTCAGATCCGAATAATCCTGACGCAGCAATTGCAAATAAAAAAAGTGAGCATTATTGGATTATTGACGTAAAGCATAATAAACGCTTTGGTCCCTATAATGAAAAGCAATTTAATGAACAAAAAGATGCGTTTAAAATTAAGGTGCCTTTTCAAAGTGTAGACTCATACATAAAAGAACAGAAAAAACAGTCAGCATAA
- a CDS encoding flagellar motor protein, with the protein MTGGSVIFWGILIFIGLAFDQRNSKKKEGVKK; encoded by the coding sequence ATGACTGGAGGTAGCGTAATCTTTTGGGGAATTTTAATTTTCATCGGTTTAGCTTTCGATCAGCGTAATAGTAAGAAAAAAGAAGGGGTAAAAAAGTAA
- a CDS encoding RDD family protein, producing MKVKMHRPALVMNRIGASLIDMFLISVMYGAVVAVMTGNYSAIFNRFNISFGDYRYDLAVVFILMAIYFILVPFIWNGVTLGKKVTRIKLISLKSEKLTIQTLTIRFFVLLLPNIVLLGIPILCNVYMMLFRKDNCGFQDLITKTKVISLV from the coding sequence ATGAAGGTAAAGATGCATCGTCCAGCGCTTGTAATGAATCGCATAGGTGCTTCCCTAATTGACATGTTTTTAATTTCGGTTATGTATGGTGCAGTAGTAGCTGTTATGACTGGAAATTATAGTGCTATTTTTAATCGCTTTAATATTAGTTTTGGCGATTATAGATATGATCTTGCAGTAGTTTTTATATTAATGGCAATATATTTTATTTTGGTACCCTTTATTTGGAACGGTGTAACACTTGGTAAAAAGGTAACAAGAATAAAATTAATTTCATTGAAGAGTGAAAAGTTAACAATACAAACATTAACGATACGGTTTTTTGTATTGTTATTACCAAACATAGTACTACTTGGAATTCCGATATTATGTAACGTATATATGATGTTATTCCGCAAAGATAATTGTGGTTTTCAGGATTTAATTACAAAAACGAAAGTGATAAGTCTTGTATAA
- a CDS encoding acetyl-CoA C-acetyltransferase, translating to MHNVVITAAVRSPIGTFGGALKNVTPVELAVPVLQEAVKRGGVEPHEVDEVILGHCIQRTDEANTARTAALAAGFPDTVTGYTIQRQCSSGMQAIMSAAMQIQLGVSDVVIAGGVEAMSSSPYALKQHRWGQRLQHGEIRDTVWEVLEDPIHHIMMGETAENLVEQYEITREEQDEVALRSHTLALKAIESGNFDDQIVPITIKERRKEVVFSKDEHPRADITAEKLAGLKPAFRKDGSVTAGNASGLNDGSAVLVLMSEEKAKEKGLQPLARIVGYSVAGVDPKIMGIGPAPAIRKGLEKVDWSLEDADLLEINEAFAAQYLAVEKELGLDREKVNVNGSGVGLGHPIGCTGARITVSLIHELKRRGLEKGIASLCVGGGIGVALFIEAL from the coding sequence ATGCATAATGTTGTTATTACAGCTGCAGTTCGTTCGCCAATTGGAACTTTTGGGGGAGCGCTAAAAAATGTAACGCCAGTAGAATTAGCTGTTCCTGTACTTCAGGAAGCTGTAAAACGAGGCGGGGTAGAACCACACGAAGTTGATGAAGTGATTTTAGGTCATTGTATTCAAAGAACTGATGAAGCAAATACGGCAAGAACAGCTGCATTAGCGGCAGGATTTCCTGACACAGTTACAGGGTATACAATCCAACGCCAATGTTCTTCAGGTATGCAAGCAATTATGTCAGCTGCAATGCAAATACAATTAGGTGTAAGTGATGTTGTTATTGCAGGTGGAGTAGAAGCAATGAGTTCAAGCCCTTATGCATTGAAACAACACCGCTGGGGACAACGTCTACAGCACGGAGAAATTCGTGATACGGTGTGGGAAGTGTTAGAAGATCCGATTCATCATATTATGATGGGGGAAACAGCGGAAAATTTAGTTGAACAATATGAAATTACAAGAGAGGAACAAGATGAAGTTGCTCTTCGCAGTCATACATTGGCACTGAAGGCAATCGAGTCTGGAAACTTTGACGATCAAATTGTTCCTATTACAATAAAAGAACGTAGAAAAGAAGTAGTATTTTCAAAGGATGAACATCCACGTGCTGATATTACAGCAGAAAAATTAGCAGGATTAAAACCAGCTTTCCGTAAAGACGGCTCAGTAACTGCAGGTAATGCATCTGGCCTGAATGACGGAAGCGCGGTTCTAGTATTAATGAGCGAAGAAAAAGCGAAAGAAAAAGGCTTACAACCGTTAGCTAGAATTGTTGGATATTCAGTAGCTGGAGTAGATCCGAAAATTATGGGTATTGGACCAGCGCCAGCAATTCGTAAAGGATTAGAAAAAGTAGATTGGTCATTAGAAGATGCAGATTTACTGGAAATTAATGAAGCTTTCGCTGCGCAATACTTAGCTGTAGAGAAAGAACTGGGTTTAGATCGTGAAAAAGTGAATGTAAACGGTAGTGGTGTAGGACTTGGACATCCAATCGGTTGTACAGGAGCTCGTATTACTGTAAGTTTAATTCATGAATTGAAGAGACGCGGGTTAGAAAAAGGAATTGCTTCTCTATGCGTCGGCGGCGGTATTGGGGTAGCATTATTTATAGAAGCACTATAA
- a CDS encoding NUDIX hydrolase, which produces MGYIEELRKVVGTRPLILVGSAIIILNDNQEVLLQYRSDTYDWGVPGGAMELGETTEETARRELFEETGLQAKIMQFLGVLSGKEVYFRYPNGDEIFNVIHLYQGHHVSGELRLDHEGLKLQYFPVDKLPKLNETTEKILQKFLYALTE; this is translated from the coding sequence TTGGGGTATATTGAGGAGTTACGCAAAGTCGTTGGGACAAGGCCACTTATTCTCGTTGGGTCAGCAATAATTATATTAAATGATAATCAAGAAGTATTGCTTCAATATCGTTCAGATACATATGATTGGGGTGTACCTGGCGGCGCGATGGAACTAGGAGAAACGACAGAAGAAACTGCTCGTAGAGAATTATTCGAAGAGACGGGGCTACAAGCAAAAATTATGCAATTTCTTGGTGTCCTTTCAGGAAAAGAAGTATATTTCCGTTATCCTAATGGGGATGAAATTTTTAATGTCATTCATCTGTATCAGGGGCATCATGTAAGTGGAGAATTAAGGCTTGATCATGAGGGATTGAAGCTTCAATATTTTCCGGTAGACAAGTTACCAAAATTAAATGAAACGACAGAGAAAATTTTACAAAAATTTTTATATGCATTGACAGAATAG